In Pongo pygmaeus isolate AG05252 chromosome 19, NHGRI_mPonPyg2-v2.0_pri, whole genome shotgun sequence, the genomic stretch CTCACAGGCCTCCCCATGTCGGCAGTGAGGACACCGCTGTTCACAGCTCTCGCCAAAGGTGCCAGGCAGGCAGGGCTGCTGGCACTGGGTCCCGTTCCAGCCTGGCTCGCAGGACTCACAGCTGCCTGTGTCTGGAGAGCACGGCTCATTGTGTTTGCAGTGGCCACAGCTGGGAAGAGAAGGGCTTCGTGGGAGCAGTGGGGGTGGATGGATGGAGCGCCCACCGCCTCCAACCCCTGTACTCCACGCAGGCCTTCGGGGGCCCTGGAGAGTGTTCGGGTCCCACTTGGGTCACTCAGGCAggtttgagcctcagtttccccacgtTGTACAATGAAGACAAATGAAGGCTCTTACAGGATCCCATCCCTTTCCTTTGAGGCGTCTGCTCTGTGACCATCTTTCCCTGGGTCCCAGGGTCATCAGGAGCCAGCAGCCCAGCCAGGGCAGGCGAGTAGCCACCAAGCTCTGAGTCCCATTTGCCAGGTCTGCCAGGCCTTCCCTCCTGCTcttttcacttttccttcttCCACACTGAGCCGCCCCCGGGTCTAGCATGAATGGGACTCAGTAGTGTCTTCTACCCCATCATACGAAATGCAAAAAATGTAAAGTGTTTTCACCCAGGGGTCCTCAAaccctgggccatggactggtactagTCCGTGGCGTGTTAGGAACTGCGCGGCAGCGTAGAGATGAGTGGCGGGGGAGCCTAACCGCCTGAGCTCCGCTGCCAGCCAGATCAGCAGCGgccttagattctcataggagcgccagtcctattgtgaactgcgcacgGGAGGGTCCAGGATAAggatctaatgcctgatgatctgtcactgtctcccatcacccccagatgggaccgtcaAGCTGcgggaaaacaagctcagggttcccactgattctatattatggtgagccatataattatttcattatagattacagtgtaataatagaaaaattgtctgccacgaaaccagtccctggtgccaaaaggttGGAGACCACTGTTGTCACCAGTATAATTTCACATTTGCCATATCTTGATTTCCCATTGATGCCTAACAGTTACCTGAAGTTTCTCCCTCAGATGCTTAACTAGCTGGGATCATATACTTGGGTCAGACCCATTAGTAGGGGAGAAGAAAGGCAGTTCATAAAAGCCATTTAGCTGATCCTgaccagcatttttattttttattttattttattattattttctttgagatggagtctcgctctgtcgcccaggctggatggagtgcaatggcgcaatcttggctcactgcaagctctgcctcccgggttcacaccattctcctgtctcagcctctggagtagctgggactacaggcgcccgccccctcgcccggctaatttttgtatttttagtagagacggggtttcaccatgttggccaggctggtctcgaactcctgacctcaggtgatccgcccgcctcggcctcccaaagtgctgggattacaagcgtgagccaccgcgcccagccagggatGAAATTTCTTATTGTGAGTGCAGCCGGTCAAAGTTTGAAAGCCACTGAGCCCTAAAGGGACCTTGCCCAGGACCCTTTGTCACTCGATCCACTTATTATCTACATATGGCTTGCTAGCAGTGCTAGTATATTTTGCACAGCAGTAATCGATGAAATGAGCAGGTGGGGCTGGACCTGGGGCAACAAAgggtttttaaagtttctgttttgttttgtttgagacggagtcttgctctctggcccaggctggagtgcagtggtgcgacctcggctcactgcaacctccgcctccagggctcaagcgattctcctgtctcagcctaccgagtacCTGGGACTTAGGCgcggcccggctaatttttgtgtttttagtagagacaaggtttcagcatgttggccaggctggtctccaactcctgacctcaggtgatgcacccgcctcagcctcccaaagtgctgagattacaggcgtgacccacgaCGCCTAGCCGTCTTTTCCCCCTTCTCGTCCCTCTGTTTGGTATGTTGAGAGGAGCACCGCGAAGCCCTGGCCCCTCCTCCCGGCGCCCTGCCCCGGCCACCTGTCTCCGCTGCGCCCCGCCCGCTCACCTGTGTGCGCACCGCACCCCGTGGCTGCCTGCCGGGCAGGGCAGCTCGCAGCGCGCTCCGCGGAAGCCGGGCGGGCAGGTGCACTCGCCGGAGGCGGCGCTGCAGCGGCCCCGCACACACTCGCACTGCTGCCGGCATTCGGGACCCCACCAGCCCGGCCGGCAGGCGCAGCGGCCCGAGTCCTGCTCGCACGGGGAGTCGTGGCAGGCGCAGCGGAAGCTGCAGCGGCGCCCCCACCAGCCCGGCTTGCACATGCAGGCGCCCGTGGCCTGCTCGCAGCGCGCCGCCGCGGGGTTGCACTGGCACGGGCGGCGGCACGTGGACGACCACCAGCCGGGTTCGCAGTGGCACACGCCGGTCGCGGGGTCGCAGCGCCCGTGGGGGCCGCAGGCGCACGGGAACTCGCAGCGGGCGCCCCAGCGGTCGGCCTGGCACTGGCACGCGCCCGTGGATGGCTCACACTGGCCGTGCGGGTGGCAGGGGCAGCTCTCACGGCAGTCGGGGCCCCAGTACTGGCCCGGGCAGCCTGCGGGGGTGGGGACGGGAGGGGTCAGTGGGCTCAGGGCCGCGCGCAGACCCTTACCCTGCGTGCCCTTCCGCAAGGAAAAGGGGCGCTGGGCCCACCCTCCAAGAGCTGGGGACAGACCCTCAGAACATCCGGCAGCCTGTCCTGGGCAACACTCACTTCCTGCTCCGCTCTGACCTACAGAAAACCCTTAGCCATTAGTGGGAGGCTCAGCCTGCCACTTCACATTCCAGAACACACTCAGAGATCCTGAGTGGGCAGGGGACTTGCCCAGAGTGTGGCACCGAGGTTGGTGGGCCTTCCTCCATGCCTGCTCTTCCCTGCCGAGATGGATCTCTGCTGGGCTGGAGGAGAGCTGGCTTCCTCCCGATCTCAGGCCTGGATACTGCCCGCCAGGGTGTCAGGAGAAGCCACCTTTCCCCTAGGGATTCCTTGATTCCTGGTACCCACCCTCTGGCTCTCCTGCTTCCcaacccctttcccttccctctgtTTCTGCCAGAGAGGGCAGAGAGCCCAGCCAGGGGCCCCCTTCCATCCACTGCCCATGTATAAGGCATATGTGGGAAAGACAAGGAATACACTCATTTTGCAATGAAGGGGAATCACAGGTTTTCTGAGAAGTGGAAGAGGAAGATGCTCAGGTGGGCAGCGCTTTGTGGACGTAGGTAAAAACCCAGTGACTCAGGCCATCTCCCAGGAGTGTGTGTCACTTCCTGTCTCTGGACCACAATTCCTCAGTGAAGCTGGGAGGGATTCTGGCCCTGCTGTCCTGAGGCTGCATGGCTACCTGCCTTGCCTGCTCCCACACCACTGCCCCCATACCCAGCTCTGCCCAGCAACTTCATCTGGCCCTTGAGACTCACGGGAGCTGCAGTGGGCCCCAAAGAATCCAGGCTTGCATCGACAGAGGCCCGGCTTCACACACACCTCGTCTTTCTGGCAGGCGTCCGGCCCCTCACAGATGGCTGAAAGACACCCCACCCAGGTTGGAAAGACGGGAGCTGGACCAGGGGACACCCCTGCCCTCTCACTGGCTGCAGGGGCCATGCCTCCTCATGAGGTGCCCCTTCAGGCCTGGGGGGCATCACAGGAGAAACCCTGGCTCCTGGTATCAGGAGGGGCAGGCCCCGGGGAGTAGGAAGGAAGGGTTGTCACTGGGCTACGGCCTCCCTTCTCCTTGGCTGAGGGTCTGTCCTGGCTACTCACGGATGGTGCATTCTTGATCCTTCTGTCTCCAGCCTGCGCAGCACTGCAGCTCAGCAGAGGGGCTGTGGGGCAAAAAGGGGTCAGCCGGACATGGTGGGGGGTGCAGCCTGGCCCCGAGCAAGGTGGATCACTCTCTCTGGCTGAAGAGGGGGAGGCTGCCTTAGCCCCCTGGGGAGGCCTAGCGGATCTTTACAGCTAgggtccccagcccctcccctctccttccctgacCCTTCCACCATCTGCTGTGGCTAGCCACTACCTGCCAGACCGCCATCAGCAGCCCCTTCCTTTCGGCCTAAGCCCCCTTCCTAGTCTCCTCCTTCCCCTAACGGCCTCAACACCGGTTCAGCCACCCGCATCACACTCCCACGAGACCCACCTGCTGGCCACACAGACGTGCTGCCCATTGGGGTCCAGCTTGGACCCCTGAGTCCCCTGAGTCCAGAGCAGCAGCAGCGGGagcagcagccccagccccataGCAGCCAGCTCGGTGGGAAGGCTCGGGTTCATCTGGCCCCCACAGCTCCCaaccccctccctgcttcctctcAGGGCTTTTCCTGAGGAAACCAGGCCGGAGGGGCGGGCTGCCATGAGGCACCTCCCTGAGAGGGAGGGGGTGGCTGGAAAGACTgacactcaaaaaaagaaaggcaaaggaaGGCAATGGCAGGGCGGACTAGCCTGGGCCTGGAAGGGCCAGAAGAATGAAGTTGCAGGTCCCTGGGTGCCGGGGCCAGGGAAGGGGGTGGAGTGAGGGTGGGAGCCACGGCTTTCCATCAAACCACACTCCGAAAGCGAGGCCTGAGCTGCAagaagccaccgcacccagtgacTGAGCAAGGAGACCCGAGAGGACCCCTCAGCCTGCCTCCGCTCCTGGCAGGGTTGGGAGGCAGCACGGATGTGGACAGACAGGCGAGGAACAGTTTCTGTGTATTACGGGCAGTTCTTTATTACACGAGCTCAGGCTGTCTGCACAAAGCCCTGGGAGCTAGGCAGTCAGCTCTCATTTCacggatggggaaactgagactcagagaggcacTCTTATATCTGGCCCCAGAGGCTCGGTACAGAGACGTAGAGAGGGAGACGGGCTGAGCCCCCATCCTGCCCTGGTGCAGGGCAGACCCCTGGCGTGGGCTGTGAAGGCGGGAGCCCTGTCCTCATTTGAGGCCACACATCCTTCCACAGCCAGACCCCTAAGTCAGGCTTCTGGGGCGGCTGAGGCCCCCAGAAAAAGGTGTTCGTGGAGGGCAGAACAGGGCGGATCAGGAGCTGGAGACTGTGGTTGGGCCTCTTCTCCCCCTAGCTTGCTGGGTGCAGGGCTGCTGGTCTCATCCTCAGAGGATTCAGCTTTACCCCGATACCACAGGCCAAAGctggagagagacagccagaggCACTTTGGGCCAGGAAGCCAGAGAGGTCAAGGATCTGGGTGAGGGCAGCGGGTGGTGAGAAAAGGGAAGAGGGGGGAGAAAGGGCCAGAGAAGCAGGAGGGGAGGGTGTGCTTAGAGCCAAACACAGCAGGGTGACGGGCAGAGAAGCAGGAAAGGGGATCCTGAGAAGGACCAGCCAGggctcttccccttcccccaacATACAAACTCTGTATTTTGGACTCCGGGGTTGGGGGATGGTCTCCCTTATCATCGGAGAGCAGGAGCCATGAGCCATCCTCATCGCCActgagacagaggagagaggagtAGTGAGGGCCACTGATCAAGGCCCTGAGGGACAACAGGACTCCAGCAGGGGGGATGGAGGGACTGCAGGGCCCCCGGGGCTGGAGAGAAGGCAACCCTGGGGAGATGCAGGATGTCGag encodes the following:
- the SCARF1 gene encoding scavenger receptor class F member 1 isoform X2, whose amino-acid sequence is MAARPSGLVSSGKALRGSREGVGSCGGQMNPSLPTELAAMGLGLLLPLLLLWTQGTQGSKLDPNGQHVCVASSPSAELQCCAGWRQKDQECTIPICEGPDACQKDEVCVKPGLCRCKPGFFGAHCSSRCPGQYWGPDCRESCPCHPHGQCEPSTGACQCQADRWGARCEFPCACGPHGRCDPATGVCHCEPGWWSSTCRRPCQCNPAAARCEQATGACMCKPGWWGRRCSFRCACHDSPCEQDSGRCACRPGWWGPECRQQCECVRGRCSAASGECTCPPGFRGARCELPCPAGSHGVRCAHSCGHCKHNEPCSPDTGSCESCEPGWNGTQCQQPCLPGTFGESCEQRCPHCRHGEACEPDTGHCQRCDPGWLGPRCEDPCPAGTFGEDCGSTCPTCVQGACDAVTGDCVCSAGYWGPSCNASCPAGFHGNNCSVPCECSEGHCHPISGSCQPGSRSRDTALIVGSLVPLLLLFLGLACCACCCWATRSDLKDRPARDGATVSRMKLQVWGTLTSLGSTLPCRSFSSHKLPWVTASSSRPLPAGPLMTPSHPILSLERQMRFLPTVCHPKKGWSLWPRQGHQRPAWLEVLSRPLRTPPRHSPSRAPPA